Proteins encoded within one genomic window of Pygocentrus nattereri isolate fPygNat1 chromosome 11, fPygNat1.pri, whole genome shotgun sequence:
- the LOC108428362 gene encoding prolactin-like: MLEMSKSVSLLLMICAHGYPECQTISLADLFNRVIQHSARLHRLSSDLYSEFEQYLIPSKNEIGTRKCHTSYIVTPNGKEHAQKLAGEELTEVILKLLMAWGEPLAQFHQSMTQQQDYNIYSSNKAMEMSDMVHELKNGVQKVAEKMQLLGILSTFLNGEDTLHSLESESSSVFSVDHLNFLHCFRRDSDKIWSYLKILKCRILPESGC; this comes from the exons ATGCTGGAGATGTCAAAGTCAG TGTCCTTGCTGCTCATGATCTGTGCACATGGGTATCCTGAATGTCAGACTATCTCTCTGGCAGACCTTTTTAACCGAGTCATTCAGCACTCTGCGCGCTTGCACAGACTGTCCAGTGACCTGTATTCTGAGTTT GAGCAGTATTTAATTCCCAGCAAAAACGAAATAGGGACCAGAAAGTGCCACACGTCTTATATAGTGACTCCAAATGGGAAGGAACATGCACAGAAGCTGGCA GGAGAGGAGTTGACGGAGGTGATTCTGAAGCTGTTGATGGCGTGGGGAGAACCTCTGGCTCAGTTTCATCAGAGCATGACCCAGCAACAAGACTACAATATCTACAGCAGCAACAAAGCGATGGAAATGAGTGACATGGTGCATGAGCTGAAGAACGGTGTACAGAAAGTGGCAGAGAAG atGCAGTTATTGGGTATACTCAGTACCTTCTTGAACGGGGAGGACACCTTGCACTCTCTGGAATCTGAAAGCAGTTCAGTTTTCtctgtggatcatctgaacttTCTCCACTGCTTCCGCAGAGACTCTGATAAAATCTGGAGTTACCTGAAGATCCTCAAGTGCAGGATCCTGCCTGAGAGTGGATGTTAA